The window AAACGGTTTCAAGCAGTCCTGGTCCAAGTTCCTTATGCACCGCAACCGCAACATCAACTATGATTTTCCCGATTTCATTTTCATTCATCTTTGTGTCCTTTGCGTCTCTGTGTGAGTATTTTTATTAGTCTAACGATAGAGTTCAGGTGCGGCGGGGAGAATTACCACAAAAGTTTGATAGCAAGATAAAACTTTGAGAGACTACAAAACTCTGACCACGGCACAGTCCCCCGCCGTCAACTGCAACGCAGGGTTAGACAAAAGCTTCTAATGAACCAGTCTCATCAAGAGGTTGATATTGCTCGTCCCCAGCTATCAAATGCACGAACATTACTGATCCCTGTTAAATCCAATTGCATCCCCCAGATATTCCTTCTGGCATCATCTGATAGTTTCCAAAATTCTCTTTGCTTCATTTCAGTTATAAAGTGCTTTCGGATAGTACAACTCTCAAGGATATGAGAATAGGCAAATGTAGCAAGTTGCTCCATCTGACGAGTTCGGTGTAAGGCAACCATTTTTCTGTCATGTTCAGGATACGACACTACTGCTTCCTTCCAATCATTGAGATGCTCAGTCATACTGCGCAACTCAAATGCTTCTTCTATGATTTGTTTTGTATGCGTACTCGCTTTTGCGAATGTTTGACATCGATGTGTAAACTGTCGCTTAGTTTTGCCGACTTCTGGCAAAATCAGTGCTTCTAATGACCGAACAAATTGATGGATTCGCTCGTCACTATGCTCTTTTTGCAAACCATCCATTAGTACCCTCCAACCCCATTTCAAGCGTTTGAAATCATTAGGGGAAGAGTCCATTTCATCACGGGACTTTCTCAGTTGAACAGCTTTCTCCAGACGCTCTATGGTTACAGGGGTTCGAGAGTAACCCCTCGTTTGATAGAAAAACGGAAACTCACTCATTTGGCGAATCTCGGACTTTCCGTCAAAAAAAGATCCACACAGCAGGTTTGCACCCTCGTACTCTATGACCCCAGAAAGTTGTAATAAGCAGAAAGTTTGCGAAAGCCTTTTTTGGAGTTTCTTATGGTGTTCATCGAGCACCTGTGGATTTGCACTACCTTCACTGACGATCATGATGAGATTGGAGTTTTCCAATCGCTCCAAGCGAATTGTCCCGATCCACTCTTTCCAATGAGTATCGATTATTACCGGTAATCGGACACAAATCCATGTTCCATCAGATAATCGGTGTTGGTAGTTTTGATCATCCGGAAAATCGGTGTAAACGTTCTCAACTGATAGTAGCGCAAACTTACCTTGTCCTACGAACGAAAGTTCAGCCATTTCCTAACAACCTTCCATCCTCTAAAGTGGCCTAACGATAGAGCTCACCTGCTGCGGGGCGGATTACCACCAAACTTTGTAAACAAGATAAAAGATTGAGATACCACAAAACTCTAATTACGGTACAGCCCCCGCAGTCAGGTGCAGCGCCGGGTTAGGCAATATCCCCTGGACTCAAGGTCTCCTCTGCTTGATTAGATTTTGCTCTCCTCTGTAGTTCCTATTTACGGTTGTAGTATGTCTCTCGTCCTTCGTTTTGGTTGTGGTTCCTGGTCCCTCGACCGCATACCCTAGTTCTCTGTGGATGCTGACCGCTATCTGATTTTCTCTGGTTCGTCTCTGCGGGAATGCTGTGAGAAACCTTCCTCCTGGTTGCCGCAACAGCTGTAATTGGATCATAATTTATGCGACGGATTCAAGTGCCTAACCTTAGATTAGGCAAAAATTAACCCCTCAATCGTCTCTAATAAAGTAGCCTGTCCCCTTTTCCCTTTTATTAAAAGTCAAGTTTTAACTGGCGTCTGTCTTCTTCTGCTCTTTGATATTGGATGTATTTCTGTATAGTTTGTGCAGTTACTTTGTCGCCGGTTGCACGTACAAAATATCCATCGCTCCACATTTCACCGCCCCAAAGTGACTTACGAAGCTTAGGAAATTCTTCAAATAGTTTTATAGCAGAAATGCTTTTTAGAATTTGTACCAACCGTGAAACGCTATAGCGAGGAGGTGCTGAAACAAAAAGATGAACATGGTCTTTCTCTATGCCTTGTTCCAAGATTTCAAATCCATAGCGTTCGGCTATTCCTTGAAATATTTCTTTAAGTCGTTCTGCTATTTTGTCGTCAAGTACTACTCGTCTATACTTCGGTATCCAGACAAAATGATATTTGAGTTCATATACAGCGTGACTTGCTCGTCTTAGCTCCACATGAGTTCCAGAAAGTAACGACTCGCTCTGACTGATGACGGTGACGTATGCTCGTGAATTGATGCCATTGGGAACTTCGCAGGTAAACTTCACTTGATTTTCACCTGGTTCGAGAATAGGCACATCGCCTTGGGGCGTCACTTCGCTGATTAGTTCGCCTTTGGGACCATAGAGTTTACAGTCGGACATCGAGTGGAACTCCAGATAACATCCACTTTCGATTTCTAGAGGAAAATACATCGTCTTGTCGCCGATGGTGACGGCAGGATTGCAAAGTTTTACATTGACCAGAGGTAACGCCCGGATTGAGCTTAGATAGCAGGTGACCGTTTTGTTAGGCGGAAGGTTGTTGTACCAAAGGCTTAGGGATTCCATCTGACTGTAGTTTACGGATTCGCGGTAGATTGAATAAATGCTACCGTAAGGCCACGAGTAGTCGGCATAGCGTTCTCCCTCCGGTTCGATTAGTTCAAAATAACGCCAACCTGTAAAATCGACTATCACGTAATGCTCACCAATCCCACTAACGAGATGTTCGGGACTTCTCACCTGGAAATTCAAAACTTCTCCCTGACCATCGCCGTGGATCCAAACTCCCATGCCCTGTTGCTGGCTGAGGTCTAACGGTGGCGAAAACTTCTTGCCCATTTTAGTCCATGTGCCTTGTCGATTTTCCAGATTACTTGACGCGGTATAGCGTCCACTTATTTGTCCAAACTTCACTTTCACTGACGAAGGTTGTAGTTCTGCGGTAATTCCCGATGCTGTATCTTGTTCTGAAAAATCACCAACATCGGTGAAGTCCGTTAGTATCGCATTTTCTGGGTCATCATACGGTCCTGCCGACATCAGTGATTCGATGCGCAGTTGCACCGGTTGTTCGCCAAACTTATTGTGCGTTTTCCAAACGTTGCTCCATCCGTCGATGCCCTCCACTTTGTGTTTGACATACTGAATCGGCCTCAACTTCCATTCTCCGTCGTCGCTTTGTATTAATTTGAACTCATCGCCGGGAACTCTCAACTTTGCTTTGACAGATTCAGGAAAATAATTCGCGTGGCGCAGATTTTCATATCTTTTCATGATGGCGGCTAATCTTGGCAAGGCGGGAATATTGGAGACATTATCGGGGTTAATTCCCATGATGGCTAAACCTGTATCAGTGCTGAGACATTTGCCGCACAGATATTCTATATCATCAGCGAAGGTCGGTTCACCCTGCTGATTAGACCAAGTTTTAAACGCCCACCACCCAAGTTGCCCTGGTAAAAACATGCGGCGGCATTCTTCGTTGGCTTCGCAGTGGATGTCGATGAACTTTTTGTGGCTGCGCGTCGGATGGTCCCAAGCTCC is drawn from bacterium and contains these coding sequences:
- the tnpA gene encoding IS200/IS605 family transposase — protein: MHQKVISYQFKNWAKLLRNIWRITVETQKLSFHFRLPNYFTKWLGREEEGIMTISIENKYARYVIGSDGTNLHFIDNRTNTDYCVQEPKSSFARVKKENKEFNASEASYAAGKITVRFGESKVSVVIGVTAKEHYFVLEVLSVTGEQVEELTFVDLPLTLQGIPEEPFAGCTLALNLQTNVHELPRANSRLRAMCYPKFGFAGAKVAIIGCPQSELRRVMQEVVSAAEELPQSPVGGPWALDAEISKGSYLFNFGNLSEEKVDDWIQLAQSLGINQIDFHGGKSFRFGDCRPNPETYPSGLASLRAVTDKLHEAGIMAGLHTYAFFIDKSCPWVTPVPDPRLAKDATFTLAESLTADSDQVPVVESTQDMSAITGFFVRNSVTLQINDELITYSGVSKESSYAFTGCQRGACGTKPSPHNKGAKVHHLKECFGLFAPDGDSTLLSEVAAKTAEAFNEGGFDMMYLDALDGEDVLGGWENGWHYGSKYVFEIWKHLKRPAAMEMSTFHHHLWYVRSRLGAWDHPTRSHKKFIDIHCEANEECRRMFLPGQLGWWAFKTWSNQQGEPTFADDIEYLCGKCLSTDTGLAIMGINPDNVSNIPALPRLAAIMKRYENLRHANYFPESVKAKLRVPGDEFKLIQSDDGEWKLRPIQYVKHKVEGIDGWSNVWKTHNKFGEQPVQLRIESLMSAGPYDDPENAILTDFTDVGDFSEQDTASGITAELQPSSVKVKFGQISGRYTASSNLENRQGTWTKMGKKFSPPLDLSQQQGMGVWIHGDGQGEVLNFQVRSPEHLVSGIGEHYVIVDFTGWRYFELIEPEGERYADYSWPYGSIYSIYRESVNYSQMESLSLWYNNLPPNKTVTCYLSSIRALPLVNVKLCNPAVTIGDKTMYFPLEIESGCYLEFHSMSDCKLYGPKGELISEVTPQGDVPILEPGENQVKFTCEVPNGINSRAYVTVISQSESLLSGTHVELRRASHAVYELKYHFVWIPKYRRVVLDDKIAERLKEIFQGIAERYGFEILEQGIEKDHVHLFVSAPPRYSVSRLVQILKSISAIKLFEEFPKLRKSLWGGEMWSDGYFVRATGDKVTAQTIQKYIQYQRAEEDRRQLKLDF